In Flavobacterium cerinum, one genomic interval encodes:
- a CDS encoding Imm43 family immunity protein: MMSFYILKSVVDDEDYLAEKVNVSEKGMHKLSISGVSLKDKELKIELKKNKGNVRNVISNLYGIPIISELISDVLLSNCPNEIELFEVKIDMKIESKFYFLNILDNVDAIDFEKSIYVEIMPETKVLSEITKLVLNNSKVQSRHIFRLKHFRDEIVVSEDLKNRLEDLKISEYKFIPIEDFEYKAGRLNRY, translated from the coding sequence ATGATGAGTTTTTATATATTAAAATCAGTAGTTGATGACGAAGATTACTTAGCTGAAAAAGTTAATGTTTCAGAAAAAGGAATGCATAAACTAAGTATTTCAGGAGTATCTTTAAAGGATAAAGAACTTAAAATTGAATTAAAGAAAAATAAAGGTAATGTTAGAAATGTTATCTCCAATTTATACGGTATTCCAATAATATCTGAGTTGATTTCAGATGTTTTATTGAGTAATTGTCCAAATGAAATTGAGTTATTTGAGGTGAAAATTGACATGAAGATAGAATCAAAGTTTTATTTTTTAAATATACTTGACAATGTAGATGCTATTGATTTTGAAAAGTCTATTTACGTGGAAATCATGCCTGAAACTAAAGTGTTATCAGAAATCACTAAGCTAGTTTTAAATAACTCTAAAGTCCAGTCAAGACATATTTTTAGGTTAAAACATTTTAGAGATGAAATTGTAGTATCTGAGGATTTAAAAAATAGACTTGAGGATTTAAAAATTTCCGAGTATAAATTTATACCAATAGAAGATTTCGAATACAAGGCAGGTCGTTTAAATAGATACTAA